In Quercus robur chromosome 11, dhQueRobu3.1, whole genome shotgun sequence, the following proteins share a genomic window:
- the LOC126705587 gene encoding uncharacterized protein LOC126705587 — MSVDSKLLEEEAEVELQYTDKKPSTRKRKLNQKLDSNGHVMPEKLVKRIKLFLTKPSTLLVLAPKIGSKVVRWENRVRLSHLLRKLAKRRNWVEVGGVLSMLLKASCKDRYPLNNRFKYSVSMELLKHMKSDRLKFTKIRNIYDIWMRKNGSMKEWPIEDRFLVHFEFILFCLTQGNVEEAHQAAICLKQEQELDADPMSNMVMGLTFYELWYSTIPEEMQWRDSDLFSSRCHSDIMETRFSNPVENSMWCSANDTHKADIPIRCDSDTSVMKDKKISSNADINQNREVSMDADVSLQSEHPMQNFQPQEFSMNSDEITGNEASFSKHGDHMQYASNFYSLRGLETWLLPLQLPDPEENCEDLINLHRGMLNDYYMDAVKYFQLALYSTPPLLVALLPLVQLLLIGGQFDEALKVLEKLCCKSNTALPIRLRTSLLEHFDRNNSFLLSTCFEDILKKDPTCSNSLAKLVRMHQNGDYCLESLLEMIALHLDSTYAEYNTWKEFALCFLKLSQYEEDQMSVCTKKNEDGQQQTETIYFSKTPTIFTKGKSGKSWRLRCRWWLTRHFSNNMLVSEIAAGDLQLLAYKAACASHMYGEEFNYVVEAHNCLGKENDRDLLLFLQTHMENSIGIYTNFLN, encoded by the exons ATGAGTGTGGATTCCAAGTTGTTGGAAGAAGAGGCAGAAGTAGAATTACAATACACTGATAAAAAACCCAGTACTCGAAAACGCAAATTGAATCAAAAGCTTGATAGTAATGGCCATGTCATGCCAGAAAAACTTGTCAAAAGAATTAAATTGTTTTTGACCAAGCCATCAACCCTTCTAGTACTTGCTCCTAAGATTGGTTCCAAGGTTGTGAGGTGGGAAAATCGTGTCCGGCTATCCCATCTTTTGCGCAAATTGGCGAAACGCCGCAATTGGGTAGAAGTTGGTGGTGTGTTGAGCATGTTGTTGAAAGCGTCATGTAAGGACCGGTATCCATTGAACAATCGTTTCAAGTATTCG GTTTCAATGGAGCTTCTTAAGCATATGAAAAGTGATCGTCTCAAGTTCACCAAAATCAGGAACATATATGACATTTGGATGAGAAAGAATGGATCAATGAAAGAATGGCCCATAGAG GATAGATTTCTGGTTCATTTTGAGTTCATTCTATTCTGTCTTACACAAGGGAATGTTGAGGAAGCACATCAGGCTGCTATATg CCTCAAGCAAGAACAAGAACTGGACGCTGACCCTATGTCAAATATGGTCATGGGCTTGACATTCTATGAGCTGTGGTATTCAACTATCCCAGAAGAGATGCAGTGGAGAGATTCAGATCTATTTTCATCTCGTTGCCACTCTGATATAATGGAAACAAGATTCAGCAACCCTGTCGAAAATTCAATGTGGTGTAGTGCAAATGATACTCACAAGGCTGATATACCCATTCGATGCGATTCAGACACCTCTGTCAtgaaggataaaaaaatatCTAGCAATGCTGATATTAATCAAAATAGAGAAGTTTCTATGGATGCTGATGTTAGCCTGCAAAGTGAACATCCCATGCAGAACTTCCAGCCACAAGAGTTTTCCATGAACTCTGATGAAATTACTGGAAATGAAGCCTCATTTTCTAAACACGGTGATCATATGCAGTATGCTTCCAATTTCTATTCTCTTC GGGGCTTGGAGACCTGGTTGTTACCCTTGCAATTGCCGGATCCCGAAGAAAATTGTGAGGACTTGATCAATTTGCATAGGGGAATGCTTAATGATTATTATATGGATGCAGTTAAGTATTTTCAACTTGCTCTTTACTCAACACCGCCATTATTGGTGGCCTTACTTCCTTTGGTACAG TTGTTGCTGATTGGAGGTCAATTTGATGAGGCCCTAAAAGTTCTGGAGAAGCTCTGTTGTAAATCAAACACAGCTCTTCCTATTAG GTTGAGGACTAGTCTTTTGGAGCATTTTGATCGTAATAACTCTTTTTTGCTTTCAACCTGCTTTGAGGATATCCTAAAGAAGGATCCAACATGTTCCAATTCATTGGCAAAGCTTGTCAGGATGCATCAAAATG GGGATTATTGTCTCGAATCCCTATTGGAAATGATAGCATTGCATTTAGATTCTACCTATGCAGAATACAATACCTGGAAAGAATTTGCATTATGTTTCCTTAAGCTTTCTCAATATGAAGAGGATCAAATGTCTGTgtgtacaaaaaaaaatgaagatggGCAGCAGCAAACAGAGACTATTTATTTTAGTAAGACCCCCACAATATTTACAAAGGGAAAATCAGGAAAAAGTTGGAGGCTTCGCTGCAGATGGTGGTTGACACGTCACTTCAGCAATAATATGCTTGTATCCGAGATTGCTGCAG GTGATCTGCAGCTATTAGCTTATAAAGCAGCATGCGCATCGCATATGTATGGAGAAGAGTTCAATTATGTTGTGGAGGCTCATAATTGCTTAGGAAAGGAAAATGATAGGGATTTGTTATTGTTCCTGCAAACGCATATGGAGAACTCAATTGgaatttatacaaactttctaaattaa